From Pseudarthrobacter equi, a single genomic window includes:
- a CDS encoding UDP-glucose dehydrogenase family protein gives MKISVIGCGYLGAVHAATLASMGHSVVGIDVDHAKVEQLARGAAPFHEPGLDELLQDGSATGRLRFSTDIADAACAQMHFLCVGTPQDKASDAADLSYLVSATRALLPHLAAGAVVVGKSTVPVGTVDMLRGVLGRRPDVLLGWNPEFLRQGTAVKDSLVPDRLVYGVDGGKAAAFNRSTGAPVGVAAALDAVYEPLLRAGIPRQVCSCATAELIKSASNAYLATKISFINAVSELCDASGADVAELSEAMGLDPRIGNRYLHAGLGFGGGCLPKDIRSFRAQATSHGVDAVADWMQLVDSVNLGQRQRTVDLAADLCGGTVAGRTITVLGASFKPDTDDIRDSPALDVADRLAAAGAHVTVTDPKAVNNAWRRYPRLRFEANATRALEEAELVLLLTEWDEYRRLSPAVAGSLVRRRVLLDARNALDAAAWQAEGWVVRGLGTSAAGGSFYPTDAPVPASA, from the coding sequence ATGAAAATTTCGGTGATCGGCTGCGGCTACCTGGGCGCCGTGCACGCGGCCACCCTTGCCTCGATGGGCCACTCAGTTGTTGGCATCGACGTGGACCACGCGAAAGTGGAACAGCTGGCCCGCGGTGCAGCCCCCTTCCACGAACCGGGCCTTGACGAGCTGCTGCAGGACGGCAGCGCCACCGGACGGCTCCGGTTCTCCACCGACATCGCGGATGCCGCCTGCGCCCAGATGCACTTCCTGTGCGTGGGCACCCCGCAGGACAAGGCCTCCGATGCCGCCGACCTGTCCTACCTGGTCTCCGCCACCCGGGCCCTGCTGCCGCACCTGGCCGCGGGCGCCGTCGTCGTGGGTAAATCCACGGTGCCGGTGGGCACCGTGGACATGCTGCGCGGGGTGCTGGGGCGTCGTCCCGATGTCCTGCTGGGCTGGAACCCGGAGTTCCTCCGCCAGGGCACAGCCGTCAAGGACTCGCTGGTGCCGGACCGCCTGGTGTACGGCGTGGACGGCGGGAAAGCCGCGGCCTTCAACCGGTCCACCGGCGCGCCCGTGGGGGTGGCGGCAGCCCTGGATGCGGTCTACGAGCCGCTGCTGCGCGCAGGCATTCCCCGGCAGGTCTGCAGTTGCGCCACGGCAGAACTCATCAAGTCCGCGTCCAACGCGTACCTGGCCACCAAGATCAGCTTCATCAACGCGGTGTCGGAGCTGTGCGATGCGTCCGGCGCGGACGTGGCGGAACTCAGCGAGGCAATGGGGCTGGATCCGCGGATCGGCAACCGTTACCTGCATGCCGGGCTGGGCTTCGGCGGCGGCTGCCTGCCCAAGGACATCCGCAGTTTCCGGGCACAGGCCACAAGCCACGGCGTGGATGCCGTGGCGGACTGGATGCAGCTGGTGGACTCGGTCAATCTTGGCCAGCGGCAGCGCACGGTGGACCTGGCGGCGGACCTCTGCGGCGGCACCGTGGCCGGCCGGACCATCACCGTGCTGGGCGCCTCCTTCAAACCGGACACGGACGATATCCGCGACTCCCCCGCCCTGGACGTGGCAGACCGCCTCGCGGCGGCCGGAGCGCACGTGACCGTCACGGACCCCAAGGCCGTGAACAACGCGTGGCGGCGTTACCCCCGGCTGCGGTTCGAGGCCAACGCAACCCGGGCCCTGGAAGAAGCAGAACTGGTGCTGCTCCTCACCGAGTGGGATGAGTACCGCCGGCTGTCCCCGGCCGTTGCAGGCAGCCTGGTACGACGGCGGGTGCTGCTGGATGCGCGCAACGCACTGGACGCCGCGGCATGGCAGGCTGAGGGCTGGGTGGTGCGCGGCCTTGGCACGTCCGCGGCAGGGGGTTCTTTTTACCCTACCGACGCCCCTGTCCCTGCGTCGGCGTAG
- a CDS encoding cell division protein PerM yields MKLRADQTGDRGLPMPLWLQGAIETAQAAIISALAVLVPIIAVWATAGFQDDGFETLARLAGQSWLLVHGVPLELAAAGSTAASHTGSGLLTLVPLGLTLIPFLLAWRAGRRLARASYTDQLWQALLGSWVVYSAFGVATGFVCRTPDVGINLGYAMVVPLIPFALGMVIGARREAGSWSRLIGVDAVDWISRTSQHSRWAGSYLASVVKAGFVAVAAALALAAVLLAVDLFVHWNLVLAVYEALDAGAAGGAALTVAQLGYLPNLVVFALAWTSGSGFAMGVGSQVGPLGTAVGPLPSIPVLAAIPAGALDYAFVALMVPVIAGVLSGWWFLREGENHFDEWLSIKVHARWFTASVSTLVLGVLAGVAAGLLAMGLAWLARGSAGIGRLTEIGPDPLWTGVWLAAEVGAGVVIGYAAGPWLERERAVSEDDAELVH; encoded by the coding sequence ATGAAACTGCGCGCTGACCAGACCGGAGACCGTGGCCTTCCCATGCCCTTGTGGCTGCAGGGAGCTATTGAAACAGCGCAGGCGGCGATCATCTCGGCGCTGGCCGTGCTGGTTCCCATCATTGCCGTGTGGGCAACGGCGGGCTTCCAGGACGACGGGTTTGAGACGCTGGCCCGGCTCGCCGGCCAGTCCTGGCTCCTGGTGCACGGTGTCCCGCTGGAACTGGCAGCCGCCGGATCCACCGCCGCGTCCCACACCGGCTCAGGCCTGCTGACGCTGGTGCCCCTCGGCCTGACACTGATCCCGTTCCTGCTCGCCTGGCGGGCGGGGCGACGCCTGGCCCGGGCCTCCTACACGGACCAGTTGTGGCAGGCGCTGCTGGGATCATGGGTGGTCTACTCGGCGTTCGGCGTGGCCACCGGTTTCGTCTGCCGCACTCCGGACGTCGGCATCAACCTCGGTTACGCCATGGTGGTTCCCCTGATCCCATTCGCCCTGGGCATGGTCATCGGCGCCCGCCGCGAAGCCGGATCGTGGAGCCGGCTGATCGGTGTGGACGCCGTCGACTGGATCTCGCGGACCAGCCAGCATTCACGGTGGGCAGGGTCCTACCTCGCCTCGGTGGTGAAGGCCGGGTTTGTGGCGGTTGCTGCTGCCCTGGCACTGGCCGCGGTGCTGCTGGCGGTGGACCTGTTCGTCCACTGGAACCTGGTGCTGGCGGTCTATGAAGCGCTCGACGCCGGTGCAGCCGGAGGCGCGGCGCTCACCGTCGCGCAGCTCGGCTACCTTCCCAACCTGGTGGTCTTCGCCCTCGCCTGGACCTCGGGCTCCGGCTTCGCCATGGGCGTCGGTTCCCAGGTGGGCCCGCTGGGTACCGCCGTCGGGCCCCTGCCGTCCATCCCGGTTCTGGCTGCCATTCCCGCCGGAGCCCTGGACTACGCCTTCGTGGCCCTTATGGTGCCGGTCATCGCCGGCGTGCTGTCCGGCTGGTGGTTCCTCCGGGAAGGCGAAAACCACTTCGACGAGTGGCTCTCCATCAAGGTCCACGCCCGCTGGTTCACAGCCTCGGTGTCCACCCTGGTCCTGGGAGTCTTGGCAGGGGTGGCTGCGGGACTCCTGGCCATGGGGCTGGCCTGGCTTGCCCGCGGCTCGGCCGGCATCGGCCGGTTGACCGAGATTGGTCCGGACCCTTTGTGGACGGGAGTCTGGCTGGCCGCGGAGGTGGGTGCCGGCGTCGTGATCGGTTACGCTGCCGGGCCATGGCTTGAACGTGAGCGGGCCGTGTCGGAAGACGACGCGGAACTGGTCCACTAG
- a CDS encoding glycosyltransferase family 4 protein yields MRIAIVAESFLPLMNGVTHSILRVLDHLQERGDEVLVIAPSTHDGGAEDHVKGAEIHRLPAVPLAGYANVRVAMGGVYRVKRILADYAPDVVHLASPFVLGWRAAQAAAQLGIPAVAVYQTEVPGYAARYGVPFLENWAWNRVENIHLLASRTLVPSTFALNQLRGRGIPRVRMWRRGVDTARFSPDKRDDGWRASVAPAGHRIIGYVGRLAVEKQVEDLAALAGMPDTTLVIVGDGPQRAALQETLPGAVFTGFLGGDDLARAVASFDLFVHPGEFETFCQTIQEAMASGVPVVATGRGGPLDLVENSRTGWLYEPGDLSAMRGHVLDLMGDDAKRRAFAAAAHASVQARTWPALCSELICHYTDVIAEQPVLSGSYKAKGAAL; encoded by the coding sequence GTGAGGATCGCAATTGTTGCTGAATCATTCCTGCCACTGATGAACGGGGTCACGCACTCCATCCTGCGGGTGCTGGACCATCTGCAGGAGCGGGGCGACGAGGTCCTGGTCATTGCGCCGTCAACGCACGACGGCGGTGCGGAGGACCATGTCAAGGGCGCCGAGATCCACCGGCTTCCGGCGGTCCCGCTTGCGGGGTACGCGAATGTCCGGGTGGCGATGGGCGGTGTGTACCGGGTCAAGCGAATCCTTGCCGACTACGCACCGGACGTCGTCCACCTGGCCTCGCCGTTCGTCCTCGGCTGGCGGGCAGCCCAGGCGGCCGCCCAGCTTGGCATCCCCGCCGTCGCGGTTTACCAGACAGAGGTTCCCGGCTACGCGGCCCGGTACGGCGTCCCCTTCCTTGAGAACTGGGCCTGGAACCGCGTGGAGAATATCCACCTGCTTGCTTCCAGGACGCTGGTGCCTTCCACGTTCGCGCTGAACCAGTTGCGCGGACGCGGCATTCCCCGGGTGCGGATGTGGCGCCGCGGGGTGGACACGGCCAGGTTCTCGCCGGACAAGCGCGACGACGGGTGGCGGGCTTCGGTGGCCCCGGCGGGCCACCGGATCATCGGCTACGTGGGCAGGCTGGCCGTGGAAAAACAGGTGGAGGACCTCGCAGCCCTGGCCGGAATGCCGGACACCACCCTGGTGATCGTAGGTGACGGACCGCAGCGGGCAGCCCTGCAGGAAACCCTCCCGGGAGCCGTCTTTACCGGGTTCCTGGGCGGCGATGACCTGGCCCGCGCGGTGGCGTCCTTTGACCTCTTCGTCCATCCGGGCGAGTTCGAAACCTTCTGCCAGACCATCCAGGAAGCCATGGCATCGGGGGTGCCGGTGGTGGCCACGGGACGCGGCGGACCGCTGGACCTGGTGGAGAACTCCCGGACCGGCTGGCTCTACGAGCCCGGTGACCTGTCCGCCATGCGCGGCCACGTCCTGGACCTGATGGGCGACGACGCCAAGCGCCGGGCGTTCGCCGCCGCGGCTCACGCCTCGGTACAGGCCCGCACGTGGCCGGCCCTGTGCTCGGAACTGATCTGCCACTACACCGATGTCATCGCAGAACAGCCGGTCCTGTCCGGTTCGTACAAAGCCAAGGGAGCAGCTCTATGA
- the purN gene encoding phosphoribosylglycinamide formyltransferase has translation MRIVVLVSGTGSNLQAVIDAVKAGELDVDIAAVGADRPGTFGVERSAAAGIPTFVVDFKDYADRAEWNAALTKEVAAFQPDVVVSSGFMRIVSPEFIDAFGGKYLNTHPALLPAFPGAHGVRDAMGYGVKVTGCTVHWADAGVDTGPIIAQEAVVIEDADTEETLHERIKVVERRLLVSTLATLAAAS, from the coding sequence ATGCGCATCGTAGTCCTCGTTTCCGGTACCGGCTCCAACCTCCAGGCTGTCATTGACGCGGTCAAGGCGGGGGAGCTGGACGTGGACATCGCCGCAGTCGGAGCTGACAGGCCCGGCACCTTCGGTGTGGAACGCTCGGCTGCTGCCGGGATCCCCACGTTCGTGGTGGACTTCAAGGACTATGCGGACCGGGCTGAGTGGAACGCCGCACTGACCAAAGAGGTGGCCGCGTTCCAGCCGGACGTGGTGGTGTCCTCCGGGTTCATGCGGATCGTCAGCCCGGAATTCATCGACGCTTTCGGCGGCAAGTACCTCAACACCCACCCTGCCCTGCTTCCGGCGTTCCCCGGTGCCCACGGCGTCCGCGACGCGATGGGCTACGGGGTCAAGGTCACTGGCTGCACGGTGCACTGGGCCGACGCCGGCGTGGACACCGGCCCCATCATCGCCCAGGAAGCAGTGGTTATCGAGGACGCCGACACCGAAGAGACCCTGCACGAGCGCATCAAGGTAGTGGAGCGCCGGCTGCTGGTATCCACCCTGGCCACCCTCGCCGCTGCCTCCTGA
- a CDS encoding exodeoxyribonuclease VII large subunit, producing the protein MGTRVQHGEITISGECMAPRKTNGSWNFDLVSVSPKGAEILSCVVWENMVPGIDAMLSTAGSSIGNAMSEGMVLTLKGTLWLDAEGTIGVRVTAIEPGFVRRGDLYLEGKKSIALLRAAGVPRSRLTKEFRHDNPEHAFKNLGCKPERVMVVGPANAKGVGDLQRRLWNSRSTSPEVFYRPFSWTAAAQIGVFQAHLQEAQELNLDLVLLVQGGGHWRWLRGYQRADLALAIKASRVPVATAVGHDSDVSLADRAATLSFTTPTAAGEAIANELSFQRRQQVKTTRQAAAREVHQAHQAAKEADRASREKRTEILESQRSEALADARTAQQREAEANSRFHMALRVHTQDLLETAESRVRFMSYAASVTVLVVVTALVAYDDQVLAVLQLSPDTLPSWLYHASVVSSGAWLLVWQRRARKSAWLASASPMKHPPSDLDSWRFAIKRVRTVRKLRLLRHHTPR; encoded by the coding sequence GTGGGAACCCGTGTTCAACACGGCGAAATCACCATAAGCGGCGAGTGCATGGCCCCAAGGAAAACCAACGGCAGCTGGAATTTCGATCTCGTCTCGGTGTCTCCAAAGGGAGCAGAAATTCTCTCCTGCGTCGTCTGGGAAAACATGGTTCCTGGGATCGACGCCATGCTCAGCACAGCCGGATCGTCGATAGGAAACGCCATGTCGGAAGGCATGGTGCTCACACTAAAAGGCACTCTGTGGCTTGACGCCGAGGGCACGATCGGTGTCAGGGTCACGGCGATCGAGCCCGGCTTCGTCCGCCGTGGCGATCTTTACCTCGAAGGAAAAAAGTCGATCGCTTTACTCAGGGCGGCAGGCGTGCCCAGGAGCCGCCTTACCAAAGAGTTCAGGCACGACAATCCGGAGCATGCATTCAAAAATCTTGGCTGCAAGCCTGAACGTGTGATGGTTGTAGGCCCTGCCAACGCGAAGGGAGTTGGGGATCTGCAACGTCGTCTTTGGAACAGTAGAAGTACTTCGCCTGAAGTTTTCTACCGGCCCTTTTCCTGGACCGCAGCTGCCCAGATCGGAGTGTTCCAAGCGCACCTTCAGGAGGCCCAGGAGTTGAACCTGGATTTGGTCCTGCTGGTCCAGGGCGGCGGCCACTGGAGGTGGCTTCGCGGCTATCAGCGCGCCGACCTCGCGCTCGCTATTAAAGCGTCGCGCGTCCCTGTAGCAACGGCGGTGGGGCATGACTCCGATGTTTCGCTGGCTGACCGGGCTGCCACGTTGTCCTTCACAACCCCCACAGCTGCGGGTGAGGCTATCGCCAACGAGCTATCTTTCCAGCGGCGGCAGCAGGTGAAGACCACGCGTCAGGCGGCTGCACGGGAGGTCCACCAGGCGCACCAGGCCGCCAAGGAAGCCGACCGCGCCTCCAGGGAAAAGCGCACTGAGATTCTTGAGTCCCAGCGCTCAGAGGCGCTTGCTGATGCCAGGACTGCGCAACAACGCGAAGCGGAAGCGAATTCCAGGTTCCACATGGCCCTCAGGGTTCACACTCAGGACCTTCTGGAGACTGCGGAGTCCCGGGTCAGATTCATGTCGTACGCAGCATCAGTAACAGTGCTCGTTGTGGTCACCGCTCTTGTGGCGTACGACGATCAAGTCTTGGCAGTTCTTCAATTGAGTCCAGATACGCTGCCAAGCTGGCTTTACCATGCATCAGTAGTTTCTTCGGGCGCTTGGCTGCTCGTCTGGCAGCGGAGGGCACGAAAATCCGCCTGGCTGGCATCCGCATCCCCCATGAAACATCCGCCGAGCGATCTGGACTCATGGCGTTTCGCGATAAAGAGAGTACGTACTGTTCGGAAGCTCCGGCTGCTTCGACACCACACTCCCCGATAG
- a CDS encoding MFS transporter: protein MNTYTTVPSGEQVVQELPWRWKVQGRIFLIGGLGFMFDAWDVTLNGILIPLLSKHWALSPGEVAWVGTSNLIGMALGAFIWGTIADTIGRKKAFTATLLLFAVFTVAGAFAPDFIWFCVFRFLAGFGLGGCIPVDYALVGEFTPRKQRGKVLTAMDGWWPVGAALAGFVSAGLVALYGDWRLTMLVMVLPALLVFWVRRSVPESPLFLIRKGRRDEAAKVIDGLVAATGAEARAYSLPDAKDVPRLSAGSAWTQLRSVWQFNWKITTAAWALFFSILLVYYLSLTWMPRILIGAGFAEYKAFVTTASMAAVGLLGVIVAALLVERVGRKWILAITGPLSALTLVIVAFVVDIPSAAVFWLLVFGFVVQVAIPVLYAYVSELYPTELRGTGFGWASTFSRLGAGFGPLIFANYFWPELGLATSFALAGGLVLLAVLWMAFFSPETRQRRLD, encoded by the coding sequence ATGAACACTTACACCACTGTGCCCAGCGGCGAACAGGTGGTCCAGGAACTGCCCTGGCGATGGAAAGTCCAGGGGCGGATCTTCCTGATCGGCGGCCTCGGATTCATGTTTGACGCGTGGGATGTGACGCTCAACGGCATTCTGATTCCCCTGCTGTCAAAGCATTGGGCACTGTCCCCCGGCGAGGTGGCGTGGGTGGGGACGTCGAACCTGATTGGCATGGCTTTGGGGGCCTTCATCTGGGGCACCATCGCGGACACCATCGGCCGGAAGAAGGCGTTCACCGCCACGCTGCTGCTGTTCGCCGTCTTCACCGTGGCCGGCGCCTTCGCCCCGGACTTCATCTGGTTTTGTGTCTTCAGGTTCCTGGCCGGCTTTGGCCTGGGCGGCTGCATTCCGGTGGACTATGCACTGGTGGGTGAGTTCACTCCCCGGAAGCAGCGCGGCAAAGTACTCACCGCCATGGATGGCTGGTGGCCGGTGGGCGCTGCCCTGGCGGGTTTCGTTTCCGCTGGCCTGGTGGCTCTCTACGGTGACTGGCGGCTGACCATGCTGGTCATGGTCCTGCCTGCGCTGCTGGTGTTCTGGGTCCGGCGAAGCGTGCCGGAGTCACCGCTGTTCCTCATCCGCAAGGGCCGGCGGGACGAGGCTGCGAAGGTCATCGACGGCCTGGTGGCAGCCACGGGCGCCGAAGCCCGGGCCTACAGCCTGCCGGATGCGAAGGACGTACCCCGGCTCTCCGCCGGCAGCGCCTGGACCCAGCTGCGGTCGGTGTGGCAGTTCAACTGGAAGATCACCACCGCCGCGTGGGCCCTGTTCTTCAGCATCCTGCTGGTCTACTACCTGTCACTGACGTGGATGCCACGGATCCTCATTGGCGCAGGCTTCGCCGAATACAAGGCGTTCGTCACCACGGCGTCCATGGCCGCCGTCGGGCTCCTGGGCGTCATCGTTGCCGCCCTGCTGGTGGAACGCGTGGGCCGCAAATGGATCCTTGCGATCACCGGCCCGCTGTCCGCACTGACGCTGGTGATCGTGGCGTTCGTGGTGGACATCCCGTCTGCAGCGGTGTTCTGGCTGCTGGTGTTCGGGTTCGTGGTGCAGGTGGCCATACCGGTGCTGTACGCCTACGTGTCGGAACTTTACCCCACTGAGCTGCGCGGCACCGGCTTTGGCTGGGCATCCACGTTCTCGCGTCTGGGCGCCGGTTTCGGTCCGCTGATTTTCGCCAACTACTTCTGGCCTGAGCTGGGCCTGGCTACGTCCTTCGCCCTGGCCGGCGGCCTGGTGCTGCTGGCAGTGCTGTGGATGGCCTTCTTCTCCCCCGAAACCCGCCAGCGCCGCCTCGACTGA
- a CDS encoding DUF2382 domain-containing protein, translated as MLNRENIETLLHKGGNVIGADGDKIGSIGQLYADDDTGEPTWVTVKTGLFGTSQSFIPVEGARSQDHDLVVPYTKDHVKDAPRVDVDGHLTPEEEDRLYTHYDRGATTYSESQDNTRNDVDLQGDADLNAGTPTAGVTGGGDAGRERDYDGGRGVGQDTSGPNTDDAMTRSEERLNVGTEREATGRVRLRKYVTTENVTKTVPVQREEVRLEREPITDENRGAALSGPDISEEEHEVILHEERPVVEKEAVPVERVRLDKEVVQDDVTVSEEVRKEHIDADGLDGDRRTGHDKRL; from the coding sequence ATGCTCAACCGGGAGAACATTGAGACCCTGCTCCACAAGGGCGGCAACGTCATCGGAGCCGACGGCGACAAGATCGGTTCGATTGGCCAGCTCTACGCAGACGACGACACGGGTGAGCCCACCTGGGTCACCGTCAAGACGGGCCTCTTCGGCACGTCCCAGTCCTTCATCCCTGTCGAGGGCGCGCGCAGCCAGGACCATGACCTGGTGGTCCCGTACACCAAGGACCATGTGAAGGACGCCCCGCGCGTTGACGTCGACGGCCACCTCACCCCCGAGGAAGAGGACAGGCTGTACACGCACTACGACCGTGGGGCCACCACGTACTCGGAGTCGCAGGACAATACGCGCAACGACGTCGACCTCCAGGGCGATGCCGACCTGAATGCCGGGACGCCCACCGCCGGTGTCACGGGCGGCGGCGACGCCGGCCGCGAACGGGACTACGACGGCGGCCGCGGCGTTGGGCAGGACACCTCCGGCCCCAATACTGACGACGCGATGACGCGGTCCGAGGAACGTCTGAACGTCGGCACCGAACGCGAAGCAACCGGCCGCGTCCGCCTGCGGAAGTACGTGACCACGGAGAATGTCACCAAGACCGTCCCGGTCCAGCGCGAGGAGGTCCGGCTGGAGCGTGAACCAATCACGGACGAAAACCGCGGCGCGGCACTCTCCGGACCGGACATCAGCGAGGAGGAGCACGAGGTGATCCTCCACGAGGAGCGCCCCGTGGTGGAGAAGGAAGCCGTTCCGGTGGAACGGGTCCGGCTCGACAAGGAAGTGGTCCAGGACGACGTCACCGTGAGTGAGGAAGTCCGCAAGGAGCACATCGACGCGGACGGCCTGGACGGCGACCGACGCACCGGCCACGACAAGCGTCTCTGA
- a CDS encoding HAD hydrolase family protein — protein sequence MSSQQTDRPRAIFLDIDGTYADHGLAPAAHVDAVQEVRRRGHLVFVCTGRPLSMVPGHILEAGFDGVITGAGARVEMNGEVLKDTRFEPDVAALIVDTLDAHDVAYILEAPEALRGRTGVGERLRRILDPVFAGRSRHDGVLSTDVDPVEDILGPVQYSDDLRGASFAKISCFDSPVPLTGLMAGLGPQVGLIPSSLSALGDSAGEIFMAGTHKAVGIRVVEERLGLRREDIVAIGDSANDIEMLEYAGVGIAVEDGHPGVLAVADRLTPGPAGNGVALAFAGLGLLD from the coding sequence ATGTCCAGCCAGCAAACAGACCGTCCGCGCGCCATTTTCCTCGACATTGACGGGACATACGCGGACCATGGATTGGCCCCGGCAGCCCACGTGGATGCGGTGCAGGAAGTGCGCCGCCGCGGCCACCTGGTCTTCGTGTGCACCGGGCGTCCGCTGTCCATGGTGCCGGGCCACATCCTGGAGGCAGGGTTCGACGGCGTAATCACCGGCGCGGGTGCCCGGGTGGAAATGAACGGTGAGGTACTCAAGGACACCCGGTTCGAGCCCGACGTGGCGGCCCTTATCGTGGACACCCTGGACGCCCACGATGTCGCCTACATCCTGGAAGCTCCCGAAGCTTTGCGCGGCCGCACCGGGGTGGGCGAGCGGCTCCGGCGGATCCTGGATCCCGTCTTTGCCGGCCGTTCCCGGCACGACGGCGTCCTCAGCACCGACGTGGATCCCGTGGAGGACATCCTGGGGCCGGTCCAGTACAGCGACGACCTTCGAGGCGCGTCCTTCGCCAAGATTTCCTGCTTTGATTCCCCGGTACCGCTGACCGGCCTCATGGCTGGCCTCGGCCCGCAGGTGGGGCTTATCCCCAGTTCGCTGTCCGCCCTCGGCGATTCAGCCGGCGAGATCTTCATGGCCGGCACCCACAAGGCGGTGGGCATCCGGGTGGTGGAGGAACGCCTGGGCCTTCGCCGGGAGGACATTGTGGCCATCGGCGACAGCGCCAACGACATCGAAATGCTTGAGTACGCCGGGGTGGGCATCGCGGTGGAGGACGGCCATCCCGGCGTGCTCGCCGTCGCCGACCGGCTCACACCCGGCCCGGCCGGCAATGGCGTGGCGCTCGCCTTCGCCGGCCTGGGCCTCCTGGACTGA
- a CDS encoding endonuclease domain-containing protein, producing the protein MAIPRRRGVVGHVGQFFDDEIVCVDGLLVTSRSRTWLDNARRMSVDEITVVADHLIRVPRPVFEARTKPHCTLEDLAEMLDRHKGTPGIRKARIALERARVGSDSAPETRLRLALEDAGLPEPMLNVPTQLRAAVVRQPDLSYPEQKVAVEYDGDAHSSREQIVRDIAREEDFTTGGWVLVRVSKRHMENDGRAAVSKVRAALRGRGWSPIL; encoded by the coding sequence ATGGCGATTCCACGCCGCAGGGGAGTTGTGGGCCACGTGGGGCAGTTCTTCGATGACGAGATCGTTTGCGTGGACGGGTTGCTGGTGACGAGCAGGTCACGCACATGGCTGGACAATGCCCGGCGAATGAGCGTTGACGAGATCACGGTTGTGGCGGACCACCTCATCCGCGTACCTCGGCCGGTCTTTGAGGCCAGAACGAAGCCGCACTGCACCCTTGAGGATCTGGCGGAGATGCTGGACCGGCATAAGGGGACGCCTGGGATCAGGAAAGCCAGAATTGCCCTCGAACGCGCCCGGGTGGGCTCCGATTCCGCTCCGGAAACGCGGCTCCGGCTGGCCCTGGAGGACGCTGGCCTGCCCGAACCCATGCTGAACGTTCCCACTCAACTGCGGGCCGCCGTCGTACGCCAACCTGACCTGAGCTACCCGGAACAGAAGGTGGCGGTAGAGTACGACGGCGATGCGCACTCCTCTCGGGAACAGATTGTCCGTGATATCGCTCGCGAGGAGGATTTCACCACTGGCGGCTGGGTCCTCGTCAGGGTCTCCAAACGCCACATGGAAAACGACGGCAGGGCCGCCGTCTCCAAAGTGAGGGCTGCGTTGCGCGGCAGAGGCTGGTCACCGATCCTTTGA
- a CDS encoding GlsB/YeaQ/YmgE family stress response membrane protein: MGILGFLILGLIAGAIAKAILPGRQGGGWVVTMVLGVVGAILGGWIGSLIFGGGLAEFFDIRTWLLAILGSIVVLLIYGAVMNRSGHRA, from the coding sequence ATGGGCATTCTCGGATTTCTCATCTTGGGCCTGATTGCGGGCGCCATTGCAAAGGCCATCCTGCCAGGCCGTCAGGGCGGCGGCTGGGTGGTGACCATGGTCCTCGGCGTAGTCGGCGCTATCCTTGGCGGCTGGATCGGGTCCCTGATCTTCGGTGGCGGCTTGGCCGAGTTCTTCGATATCCGCACCTGGCTGCTGGCCATCCTCGGATCCATCGTGGTCCTGCTGATCTACGGCGCAGTCATGAACCGCAGCGGACACCGGGCCTAG